Proteins co-encoded in one Centroberyx gerrardi isolate f3 chromosome 18, fCenGer3.hap1.cur.20231027, whole genome shotgun sequence genomic window:
- the crnkl1 gene encoding crooked neck-like protein 1, which yields MASTAAGKQRIPKVAKVKNKAPAEVQITAEQLLREAKERELELLPPPPKQKITDEEELNDYKLKKRKGFEDNIRKNRTVISNWIKYAQWEESLKEVQRSRSIYERALDVDHRNITLWLKYAEMEMKNRQVNHARNIWDRAITILPRVNQFWYKYSYMEEMLGNVAGCRQVFERWMEWEPEEQAWHSYINFELRYKEVDKARSIYERFVIVHPEVKNWIKYARFEEKHGYIAHGRKVFERAVEFFGEEHVDENLFVAFARFEETQKEFERVRVIYKYALDRIPKQQAQELFKNYTVFEKKFGDRRGIEDVIVSKRRFQYEEEVKANPHNYDAWFDYLRLVESDADADTVREVYERAIANMPPLQEKRHWRRYIYLWINYALYEELEVKDPDRTRQVYQACLELIPHKKFTFAKMWLLYAQFEIRQKNLQAARRGLGSAIGKCPKNKLFKGYIELELQLREFDRCRKLYEKYLEFAPENCTTWIKFAELETILGDVDRARAIFELAIGQPRLDMPEVLWKSYIDFEIEQEEFGNTRELYQRLLQRTQHVKVWISYAKFELSIDGPERLQKSRQIYEEANKSLRSCEEKEERLMLLESWRDLEREFGSDSSGERVRKLLPEKVKKRRKLTAEDGSDAGWEEYYDYIFPEDAANQPNLKLLAMAKMWKRQQQEDDEEEEEEEEEEGAPDKDPAAAAEETSPSSDKPTSPPENLPEEPADGDEGPEPEPGQGGAHDDRDDDDDSSSTSSESDSDHNDDDDGEKKEKKSQNGDEEED from the exons ATGGCCTCCACAGCGGCGGGTAAACAGAGGATACCGAAGGTGGCGAAG GTGAAAAACAAAGCTCCGGCAGAGGTTCAGATCACCGCCGAGCAGCTGCTGAGGGAAGCCAAGGAGAGAGAGCTCgagctgctgccgccgccgccgaaACAGAAGATCACCGATGAAGAAGAGCTGAATGATTACAagctgaagaagaggaag GGGTTTGAGGACAACATAAGAAAGAATCGCACTGTCATCAGTAACTGGATTAAGTACGCACAATGGGAGGAAAGCCTGAAGGAGGTCCAGAG ATCTCGCTCTATTTACGAGCGCGCGCTGGACGTAGATCACCGCAACATCACCCTGTGGCTGAAGTACGccgagatggagatgaagaacCGGCAGGTGAACCACGCCCGCAACATCTGGGACAGAGCCATCACCATCCTCCCCCGGGTCAACCAGTTCTG GTACAAGTACAGCTACATGGAGGAGATGCTGGGGAACGTGGCCGGCTGCAGGCAGGTGTTTGAGCGCTGGATGGAGTGGGAGCCGGAGGAACAAGCCTGGCACTCTTACATCAACTTCGAGCTGCGCTACAAGGAAGTGGACAAAGCCCGCAGTATATATGAGCGAT TCGTGATTGTTCACCCTGAGGTGAAGAACTGGATCAAGTACGCTCGCTTTGAGGAGAAACACGGCTACATCGCCCACGGCAGGAAAGTGTTTGAGCGGGCGGTGGAGTTCTTTGGCGAGGAACATGTGGATGAAAACCTCTTTGTGGCCTTCGCTCGGTTTGAGGAGACGCAGAAAGAG TTTGAACGTGTCAGAGTCATCTATAAGTACGCTCTGGACAGGATCCCTAAGCAGCAGGCCCAGGAACTCTTCAAGAACTACACTGTGTTCGAGAAGAAGTTCGGAGACAGGAGGGGCATCGAGGATGTCATCGTCAGCAAGAGACGCTTCCAGTACGAGGAGGAAGTCAAG GCGAACCCACACAACTACGACGCGTGGTTCGATTATCTCCGTCTGGTGGAGAGCGACGCCGATGCCGACACGGTGAGAGAAGTGTACGAGAGAGCCATCGCCAACATGCCCCCCCTGCAGGAGAAGAGGCACTGGAGACGATACATCTACCTGTGGATCAACTACGCTCTGTACGAAGAGCTGGAGGTCAAG GATCCTGACAGAACCAGACAGGTGTACCAGGCGTGTCTGGAGCTCATCCCTCACAAAAAG TTCACGTTTGCGAAGATGTGGCTGCTCTACGCTCAGTTTGAAATCCGCCAGAAGAACCTGCAGGCGGCCAGGAGAGGCCTG GGTTCGGCCATTGGCAAGTGTCCGAAGAACAAGCTGTTCAAGGGCTACATCgagctggagctgcagctgcgAGAGTTCGACCGCTGCAGGAAGCTGTACGAGAAATACCTGGAGTTCGCCCCGGAGAACTGCACCACCTGGATCAAGTTCGCCGAGCTGGAGACCATCCTGGGAGACGTCGACCGGGCGCGCGCCATCTTCGAGCTCGCCATCGGACAGCCGCGGCTGGACATGCCAGAg gtgcTGTGGAAGTCCTACATCGACTTTGAGATCGAGCAGGAGGAGTTCGGCAACACCAGAGAGCTTTACCAGCGGCTGCTGCAGCGCACCCAGCATGTCAAG GTCTGGATCAGCTACGCCAAGTTCGAGCTGTCGATCGACGGGCCGGAGCGGCTGCAGAAGAGCCGGCAGATCTACGAGGAGGCCAACAAGAGCCTGAGGAGCTgcgaggagaaggaggagcggCTGATGCTGCTGGAGTCCTGGAGGGACCTGGAGAGGGAGTTCGGCTCGGACAGCTCCGGGGAGCGGGTGAGGAAGCTGCTGCCGgagaaggtgaagaagaggaggaagctcACCGCCGAGGACGGG TCGGACGCCGGCTGGGAGGAATACTACGACTACATCTTCCCGGAAGACGCCGCCAACCAGCCCAACCTCAAGCTGCTGGCCATGGCCAAGATGTggaagaggcagcagcaggaggacgacgaggaggaggaagaagaagaagaagaagagggggctCCGGATAAAGATCCAGCGGCAGCAGCGGAGGAAACGTCGCCGTCCTCCGACAAACCCACATCTCCGCCCGAAAACCTGCCGGAGGAACCCGCCGACGGGGACGAGGGTCCCGAACCCGAGCCGGGGCAGGGGGGCGCGCACGACGACCGAGACGACGACgacgacagcagcagcaccagtaGTGAGAGTGACAGCGaccataatgatgatgatgatggtgagaaaaaggagaagaagagccaGAACGGTGACGAGGAGGAAGATTAG
- the naa20 gene encoding N-alpha-acetyltransferase 20 — MTTLRAFTCDDLFKFNNINLDPLTETYGIPFYLQYLAHWPEYFIVAEAPGGELMGYIMGKAEGSVAREEWHGHVTALSVAPEFRRLGLAAKLMEMLEEISERKGGFFVDLFVRVSNQVAVNMYKQLGYSVYRTVIEYYSASNGEPDEDAYDMRKALSRDTEKKSIIPLPHPVRPEDIE; from the exons ATGACAACATTACGAGCCTTCACATGCGATGATTTGTTTAAATTCAACAACAT CAACCTCGACCCTTTGACAGAAACA TATGGAATCCCATTCTACCTGCAGTACCTCGCCCACTGGCCGGAGTACTTCATAGTGGCCGAGGCTCCTGGTGGAGAGCTGATGGGCTACA TCATGGGGAAGGCGGAGGGATCTGTGGCGCGGGAGGAGTGGCACGGCCACGTCACGGCTCTGTCCGTCGCCCCGGAGTTCAGGAGACTCGGCCTGGCAGCCAAGCTCATGGAGATGCTGGAGGAAATCTCAGAGAg GAAGGGCGGTTTCTTCGTGGATCTGTTTGTGCGAGTCTCCAACCAGGTGGCGGTGAACATGTACAAACAGCTGGGCTACAGCGTCTACAGGACGGTCATCGAGTATTACTCTGCCAGCAACGGAGAGCCGGACGAAGACGCCTACG ACATGAGGAAAGCTCTgtccagagacacagagaagaagTCCATCATCCCGCTGCCTCATCCGGTCCGACCAGAAGACATCGAATAA